Proteins encoded in a region of the Planococcus shixiaomingii genome:
- a CDS encoding transporter substrate-binding domain-containing protein, with protein MKKLFSKEKFIMATGTIAIMLLAACGNSDATKTTEEPKTAWDEIQEQGSMKVATSGTLLATSFHDAESDELTGFEVEVVRELGKRLDLDIEFTELGFDEMLTSVSTGQIDMAANDIEITEDRVDHFTFSTPIKHSYGTAVVRKDDLSGIQTLEDLKGKKAAGASTSIYMEIARDLGAEEVTYDNATNEVYLRDVSIGRTDVILNDYYLSTFGVAAFPELNITIHPDIKYSPSEVGLVMNKDNNELAENVNKVLEEMLADGTISKISAEFFAGADVSQKPDID; from the coding sequence ATGAAAAAGCTTTTTTCGAAAGAAAAATTTATTATGGCGACAGGCACTATTGCCATTATGCTGCTGGCTGCTTGCGGCAACAGTGATGCTACCAAAACAACGGAAGAACCCAAAACTGCCTGGGATGAAATCCAGGAACAAGGTTCAATGAAAGTGGCTACATCCGGAACGTTGCTTGCCACTTCTTTCCACGACGCAGAATCGGATGAATTGACCGGTTTTGAAGTAGAAGTTGTACGTGAACTTGGCAAGCGCTTGGATTTGGACATTGAATTTACGGAACTTGGCTTTGATGAAATGTTGACAAGCGTTTCGACTGGCCAAATTGATATGGCTGCTAACGATATTGAAATTACGGAAGATCGTGTCGACCATTTCACGTTTTCTACTCCGATCAAACATTCATACGGGACGGCAGTGGTCCGAAAAGACGACTTGTCCGGCATTCAGACGCTTGAAGATCTGAAAGGAAAAAAAGCGGCTGGCGCATCCACATCAATCTATATGGAAATCGCTCGGGATCTAGGTGCAGAAGAAGTTACGTACGATAACGCAACGAACGAAGTATATTTGCGCGATGTTTCCATCGGACGGACTGACGTTATTTTGAACGATTACTACTTATCAACATTTGGCGTCGCTGCGTTCCCGGAATTGAACATCACCATCCATCCAGACATTAAATACAGTCCATCCGAGGTCGGACTGGTTATGAATAAAGACAATAACGAATTGGCGGAAAACGTCAACAAAGTATTGGAAGAAATGCTGGCGGATGGAACCATTTCAAAAATCTCAGCGGAGTTTTTCGCGGGTGCAGACGTTTCACAAAAACCCGATATTGATTAA
- a CDS encoding VOC family protein, with protein sequence MALQAKEIYVNLPVKDLDKSVEFFTKLGFDFQPEMTDEKATCMIVSENIFVMLLTEPFFKTFTKKELTDASKSTEVIVAISADSRQSVNDIVNKALEAGGTASNEPMDDEYMYLWSFQDLDGHLWEVMAMPENNDLDKSST encoded by the coding sequence ATGGCCCTGCAAGCAAAAGAAATTTACGTCAATTTGCCAGTAAAAGACTTGGACAAATCAGTTGAATTTTTTACGAAACTGGGGTTTGATTTCCAGCCGGAAATGACGGATGAAAAAGCCACCTGCATGATCGTTTCGGAAAATATTTTTGTCATGTTATTGACCGAACCATTCTTCAAAACTTTCACAAAAAAAGAACTGACAGATGCGTCAAAAAGTACGGAAGTTATTGTGGCGATTTCTGCCGATAGCCGGCAAAGCGTTAACGACATTGTTAATAAGGCGTTGGAAGCTGGAGGTACAGCTTCTAATGAGCCGATGGACGACGAATATATGTATCTATGGAGTTTTCAGGATCTTGATGGCCACCTATGGGAAGTTATGGCAATGCCGGAGAACAATGATTTGGATAAAAGCAGCACATAA
- the gmk gene encoding guanylate kinase, with the protein MRKQRGLLIVLSGPSGVGKGTVRKELFSQPDTNYEYSISMTTRLPREGEQDEVDYFFKTRNEFEELIEQDQLLEWAEFVGNYYGTPLEYVNKMRDAGRDVFLEIEVQGAAQVRSKVPDGLFIFLAPPSLSELEERLVGRGTESDEVIASRLRAARQELEMMNLYDYVVENDLVEHACERINAIIIAEHCKRERVEKRYFDMLKENA; encoded by the coding sequence ATGAGAAAACAACGCGGACTGCTGATAGTTTTATCAGGGCCTTCGGGTGTCGGTAAAGGCACAGTAAGAAAAGAGCTGTTTTCACAGCCGGATACAAATTATGAATACTCAATTTCCATGACGACAAGATTGCCGCGCGAAGGGGAACAGGATGAAGTCGATTATTTCTTTAAAACGCGCAATGAATTTGAAGAGTTGATCGAACAAGATCAATTGCTCGAGTGGGCAGAATTCGTCGGAAATTATTACGGCACACCGCTGGAATACGTCAACAAAATGCGGGATGCCGGACGTGATGTGTTTTTGGAAATTGAAGTGCAAGGAGCAGCGCAGGTCCGTTCGAAAGTGCCGGACGGTTTGTTCATCTTTTTAGCGCCGCCAAGTTTGTCGGAACTGGAAGAACGGCTTGTCGGCCGTGGAACCGAATCGGATGAAGTGATTGCTTCACGGCTCCGTGCTGCACGCCAAGAGTTGGAAATGATGAATTTATACGATTATGTGGTAGAGAACGACTTGGTTGAACATGCGTGCGAGCGCATCAATGCCATCATTATTGCAGAGCACTGCAAGCGTGAACGTGTAGAAAAACGATATTTTGATATGCTAAAGGAGAATGCCTAA
- the argS gene encoding arginine--tRNA ligase, with translation MQKSIYAEAIIQQTNSSLTMEEVIKLIEKPRFKEQGDLAFPCFLLAKTMRKAPQKIAEELAAKIDHPLFEKVVADGSYVNCFLHKQTVSKRIIDAVLAAGSAYGSHSFGKGQSIAIDLSSPNIAKPFSMGHLRSTVIGNSLAHIAEKCGYKAVRINHLGDWGTQFGKLIVAYQRWGSEEKVRQAPIKELLALYVKFHKEAEKDSSLNEEGRLWFKKLEEGNEEAESLWKWFRDESLQEFSKIYELLGVEFDSIAGEAFYNSKMEEALEVLSAQNLLSSSQGAEVVDLEEHDLPPLLAKKSDGATLYATRDLAAAMYRQEQYHFSKAWYVVGFEQTLHFKQLFLVLGKMGYKWADEMDHIPFGFVLKDGKKMSTRKGEIVLLEEVLNEAVQLAEGNIEAKNPSLANKQQVAKMVGVGAVIFHDLKNDRQNNVEFSLEDMLRFEGTTGPYVQYTHARACSILRRSALEVGTESSAGLTDETSWAVAKLLMEFPNIIEKSFYQKEPSAIAKYVLELAQEFNKYYSQVKILADDSEQESRLALVKAVTIVLAEGLRLLGVKAPIEM, from the coding sequence ATGCAAAAGTCAATTTATGCAGAAGCGATCATACAACAGACAAATAGTTCCTTAACGATGGAAGAGGTCATCAAACTGATTGAAAAACCGAGATTCAAAGAACAGGGAGATTTAGCTTTCCCTTGTTTCTTGTTAGCCAAGACGATGAGAAAAGCGCCGCAAAAAATAGCTGAAGAGCTCGCAGCAAAGATAGACCATCCGTTGTTTGAGAAAGTCGTAGCAGACGGCTCCTACGTCAACTGCTTTTTGCACAAACAAACCGTTAGCAAAAGAATCATCGATGCGGTCTTAGCAGCCGGCTCCGCCTACGGTTCACACTCTTTTGGAAAAGGGCAAAGCATCGCGATCGACCTTTCGTCGCCAAACATTGCCAAGCCTTTTTCGATGGGGCACCTGCGTTCGACGGTTATTGGCAATTCACTCGCCCATATCGCTGAAAAGTGCGGCTATAAGGCCGTTCGCATCAACCATTTAGGGGATTGGGGCACCCAGTTCGGCAAGCTGATCGTCGCGTATCAGCGTTGGGGCAGCGAAGAAAAGGTTCGGCAAGCGCCAATTAAAGAGCTGCTGGCTCTATATGTGAAGTTTCATAAAGAAGCTGAAAAAGATTCGAGCCTGAATGAGGAAGGGCGCCTCTGGTTCAAAAAGCTTGAAGAAGGAAATGAAGAGGCGGAGAGCTTATGGAAGTGGTTCCGCGACGAATCACTCCAAGAGTTTTCGAAAATATATGAGCTTTTAGGAGTGGAATTTGATTCGATCGCCGGGGAAGCATTTTACAACAGCAAAATGGAAGAGGCGCTCGAGGTTTTGAGCGCTCAAAACTTGCTCTCTTCGTCCCAAGGGGCGGAAGTGGTGGATTTAGAAGAACATGACTTGCCTCCGCTGTTAGCTAAGAAAAGCGATGGAGCAACTTTGTACGCCACGCGCGATTTGGCAGCAGCTATGTATCGGCAGGAACAGTACCATTTTTCAAAAGCATGGTATGTGGTCGGTTTTGAACAAACGCTCCATTTTAAGCAATTGTTTTTAGTGCTCGGGAAGATGGGCTATAAGTGGGCAGATGAAATGGACCATATTCCGTTCGGCTTTGTGCTGAAAGACGGTAAAAAGATGTCGACTCGAAAAGGCGAAATTGTCTTGTTGGAGGAAGTGCTAAATGAAGCGGTTCAGTTGGCTGAAGGAAACATCGAAGCAAAAAATCCTTCTTTGGCAAATAAACAACAAGTAGCGAAGATGGTTGGTGTGGGGGCAGTCATTTTCCATGACTTGAAAAATGACCGGCAAAACAATGTGGAGTTTTCGCTGGAGGACATGTTGAGATTTGAGGGAACGACAGGTCCTTATGTCCAATATACACATGCGCGGGCCTGTTCAATTTTGCGTAGATCCGCTCTAGAAGTAGGTACGGAGTCTTCGGCCGGTTTAACTGATGAAACTAGCTGGGCTGTGGCGAAGCTGCTTATGGAATTTCCGAACATTATCGAAAAAAGTTTTTATCAAAAGGAGCCGTCAGCCATCGCCAAATATGTTTTGGAGCTGGCGCAGGAATTTAATAAATATTATAGCCAAGTTAAAATACTGGCGGATGACTCGGAGCAGGAAAGCAGGCTGGCGCTAGTGAAAGCCGTGACCATTGTATTAGCTGAAGGCTTACGGCTTTTGGGGGTGAAAGCGCCCATTGAAATGTAA
- a CDS encoding D-serine ammonia-lyase translates to MVFEKKEMEKWLQHDPLMEKVIDLQPVVWLNPKKKNVNETALPLAKKDMEEAEALWIRFAPYLAKEFPATQETAGIVESPFRPIPQMKKAVSEFYGVAIPGELYLKCDNELAIAGSVKARGGVYEVLYHAEQLALKAGLISQEDNYERFADDEFKTFFSQYSIGVGSTGNLGLSIGIVSAKLGFDVSVYMSSDAKPWKKQLLREKGATVHECEGDFGEAITKGRKETLQTPNAYFVDDEKSRNLFLGYSVAAFRLQKQLEEQNVAVDAEHPLFVYLPCGVGGAPGGIAFGLKQVFGDHVHCFFVEPTHSPSVLLGLMTGLKEKVCVQDFGIDNCTEGDGLAVGRPSSFASSFSEQLISGIYTLEDDELFKLLALLADSENIYVEPSATAGLCGPGRVLNTEYYTMNGLNAEKANHIVWATGGALVPEEDMKSFYEKGKALLK, encoded by the coding sequence ATGGTATTTGAAAAAAAAGAAATGGAAAAATGGCTGCAACACGATCCATTAATGGAAAAAGTAATTGATCTTCAACCGGTCGTTTGGCTAAATCCAAAGAAAAAGAATGTGAATGAAACAGCTTTGCCATTGGCGAAAAAAGATATGGAAGAGGCAGAAGCGTTATGGATTCGCTTTGCTCCTTATCTCGCAAAGGAGTTTCCGGCTACACAAGAAACAGCCGGAATCGTCGAATCGCCATTCCGACCTATTCCACAAATGAAAAAAGCAGTGAGCGAGTTTTATGGAGTTGCCATCCCTGGTGAGCTGTATTTGAAATGCGACAATGAACTGGCGATTGCCGGTTCTGTCAAAGCGCGCGGCGGCGTTTATGAAGTGCTGTACCATGCCGAACAATTGGCACTCAAAGCAGGGTTGATTTCGCAAGAAGACAATTACGAAAGATTTGCAGACGATGAATTCAAAACGTTTTTCAGTCAGTATTCCATCGGTGTCGGTTCGACCGGCAACTTGGGCCTCAGTATTGGCATAGTAAGCGCTAAGCTTGGATTCGATGTCTCCGTTTATATGTCTTCAGACGCCAAGCCTTGGAAAAAACAGCTGCTGCGTGAAAAAGGTGCCACTGTCCATGAATGTGAAGGTGATTTTGGGGAAGCTATCACAAAAGGCCGCAAGGAAACGTTGCAAACGCCGAACGCCTATTTTGTTGATGACGAAAAGTCTCGGAATTTATTTCTTGGCTATAGCGTCGCCGCGTTCAGGCTGCAAAAACAATTGGAAGAACAAAATGTGGCTGTCGATGCAGAACATCCGCTGTTCGTCTATTTGCCATGCGGCGTCGGCGGAGCTCCGGGAGGCATCGCTTTCGGCTTAAAACAGGTTTTCGGCGATCACGTTCACTGCTTTTTCGTTGAGCCGACCCATTCGCCGTCGGTATTGCTCGGCTTGATGACGGGATTGAAAGAAAAGGTTTGCGTTCAGGATTTCGGCATTGACAACTGTACAGAAGGCGACGGCCTTGCAGTCGGCAGGCCGTCAAGCTTCGCTTCTTCTTTTAGCGAACAGCTGATCAGCGGTATTTATACGCTTGAAGACGACGAACTGTTCAAGCTGCTGGCGCTTTTGGCCGACAGCGAAAATATTTACGTTGAACCTTCCGCAACAGCAGGATTATGCGGGCCAGGCAGGGTTTTGAACACAGAGTACTACACCATGAATGGATTAAACGCAGAGAAAGCGAATCATATTGTCTGGGCGACGGGCGGAGCACTTGTACCGGAAGAGGATATGAAATCATTCTATGAAAAAGGGAAAGCGCTTTTGAAATAG
- a CDS encoding YczE/YyaS/YitT family protein, translating to MKYVFYIGGILLLTLGIALTIQSNLGTSPFDAVLVGLSRNVGLTVGSWEIILAGLMIACNSILIRQRPEVLGLVTAVITGMGIDLWLFLMDSFIAPELWLSRSVCFSVGLIVIGIGTATYLHTNFAPIPVDRLTLILKELTGTNLFLSRTLIYFIFLVLAIMLNGPIGIGTVLTVCFGGLILNFFMAPIGRALDSMLVNINKSPKIN from the coding sequence GTGAAATACGTTTTTTACATAGGAGGAATATTACTGTTGACTCTCGGGATTGCTCTCACAATCCAGTCAAACTTAGGAACATCGCCTTTTGATGCCGTGTTGGTAGGATTATCTAGAAACGTGGGGCTTACAGTGGGAAGTTGGGAAATTATACTGGCTGGACTAATGATCGCCTGCAATTCAATTTTAATAAGACAAAGACCGGAAGTGTTGGGATTGGTAACAGCTGTTATTACGGGAATGGGTATTGATTTATGGCTTTTCCTTATGGACAGTTTCATTGCGCCGGAGTTATGGCTAAGCAGATCGGTTTGCTTTTCTGTAGGCCTAATCGTTATAGGAATAGGAACTGCGACTTATCTACACACGAATTTCGCTCCGATTCCAGTGGACCGCTTAACCTTAATCTTAAAGGAATTAACCGGAACCAATTTATTTTTATCCAGAACACTCATTTATTTCATATTTTTGGTTTTGGCCATAATGCTAAATGGACCAATTGGCATTGGAACTGTATTAACTGTCTGTTTTGGGGGACTAATACTTAATTTCTTTATGGCTCCTATTGGAAGAGCATTGGACAGTATGTTAGTAAACATAAACAAATCACCCAAAATCAATTAG
- a CDS encoding Rqc2 family fibronectin-binding protein, with protein MAFDGLFTKAMTRELQQLVSGRISKVHQPNQLELLLHIRAQGHNQKLLISIHPSYSRIHLTAMANVNPSEPPMFCMLLRKHIEGGVITEVIQHEMDRLIILKIRAKNEIGDDIERELHVEMMGRHSNVILVDSTRMMILDSLKHLPPSVNSYRTILPGQPYIFPPSQEKKDPFSAVAELIGKDEKEMVGTFAGFSPLNARELHFRLDGADDKKETAQHFLNEFLAEKPAGHYVEFDGKSYFSATALTHIGSEELTFPTLGELLDRMYYAKAERDRVKQQAGDLERWLQNEIAKLKLKLKKLQKEQDQAEKRDQLQLNGELIMANLHRITKGMKEIEVDNYYNDEKVTITLDPRKTPIDNSQRYYSRYQKAKTALVKTQEQIEKTIEDIEYFETLMQQVQQAGISDIEEIREELAEQGFMKAQKSKKKKKPTKPSVESYVSSTGTPISVGKNNKQNDYVTFKVAAKSDTWLHTKDIPGSHVIVHDNAPDETTLLEAATIAAYFSKARESSSVPVDYTEARQVKKPNGAKPGFVIYFEQKTLFVTPDEDLVIKLKK; from the coding sequence ATGGCATTTGATGGATTATTTACAAAAGCGATGACACGCGAACTTCAACAACTCGTGTCAGGCAGAATTTCAAAAGTTCATCAGCCCAATCAGCTTGAACTGCTGTTGCACATTCGTGCGCAAGGCCACAACCAAAAACTATTGATATCGATCCACCCATCATATTCACGCATTCATTTAACCGCGATGGCCAACGTCAATCCATCCGAGCCGCCGATGTTTTGCATGCTGCTCCGCAAACATATTGAAGGCGGCGTCATCACGGAAGTGATCCAGCACGAAATGGACCGGCTAATCATCTTGAAAATAAGAGCAAAAAACGAAATTGGCGATGACATCGAACGGGAACTGCATGTGGAAATGATGGGCCGCCATTCGAACGTCATCTTAGTGGATTCGACGCGCATGATGATTCTTGACAGCTTGAAGCATTTGCCGCCAAGCGTCAATTCGTATCGCACCATTCTGCCTGGCCAGCCTTACATCTTTCCTCCGTCCCAAGAGAAAAAAGATCCATTCTCTGCGGTCGCGGAACTGATCGGCAAAGACGAAAAAGAAATGGTTGGAACATTCGCCGGCTTCTCTCCGTTAAATGCGCGGGAACTTCATTTCCGACTAGACGGCGCTGACGACAAAAAAGAAACGGCACAGCACTTTTTAAATGAGTTCCTTGCAGAGAAGCCTGCTGGCCATTACGTCGAGTTTGATGGCAAAAGTTATTTTTCTGCTACCGCCTTGACCCATATTGGCAGCGAGGAACTGACATTCCCGACTCTCGGCGAACTGCTTGACCGGATGTATTACGCCAAAGCGGAACGTGACCGAGTCAAACAGCAGGCCGGCGATTTGGAACGCTGGCTGCAAAACGAAATTGCCAAGTTGAAATTAAAACTGAAAAAATTGCAAAAAGAGCAGGACCAGGCTGAAAAGCGTGATCAGCTTCAACTGAACGGCGAATTGATCATGGCCAATCTTCACCGCATTACAAAGGGCATGAAAGAAATTGAAGTGGACAATTATTATAACGATGAAAAAGTGACCATTACGCTTGATCCGCGGAAAACGCCGATCGACAATTCACAGCGCTACTATTCGCGCTACCAAAAAGCGAAAACGGCTCTTGTGAAGACGCAAGAGCAGATCGAAAAAACGATCGAAGACATCGAGTATTTTGAAACGCTCATGCAGCAAGTCCAGCAAGCGGGCATCTCGGATATCGAAGAAATCCGTGAAGAGCTTGCGGAACAAGGCTTCATGAAAGCGCAAAAATCGAAGAAAAAGAAGAAGCCGACAAAACCTTCCGTCGAATCGTACGTTTCAAGTACCGGAACCCCAATTTCGGTCGGCAAAAACAACAAACAAAACGATTACGTAACCTTTAAAGTAGCTGCTAAATCCGATACCTGGCTGCATACGAAAGACATTCCAGGCTCACATGTCATTGTCCATGACAATGCTCCGGACGAAACAACGCTGCTGGAAGCCGCCACCATCGCGGCCTATTTCAGCAAAGCCCGCGAGTCTTCTTCCGTGCCTGTGGATTATACCGAAGCGCGCCAAGTGAAGAAACCGAACGGTGCTAAACCCGGATTTGTCATTTACTTTGAACAGAAAACCCTTTTCGTGACGCCAGATGAAGATTTAGTCATTAAACTAAAAAAATAA
- a CDS encoding extracellular matrix/biofilm biosynthesis regulator RemA family protein, whose protein sequence is MKFISIGNGSAVSANRIISIVTPDSAPAKRLIQEARGKGLLVDATGGKKTKSIFIMDSDHVVISSVSAETAIARGEENDAEMNEG, encoded by the coding sequence GTGAAATTCATTTCTATCGGCAACGGCAGTGCTGTTTCCGCGAATCGGATTATCTCTATCGTGACTCCAGACTCCGCACCAGCCAAACGGCTGATTCAAGAAGCCCGCGGTAAAGGGCTGCTCGTCGATGCTACTGGCGGGAAAAAAACCAAGTCCATATTTATTATGGACAGTGACCATGTGGTGATTTCCTCGGTGTCTGCCGAGACAGCAATTGCACGCGGTGAAGAAAACGATGCTGAGATGAATGAGGGATAA
- the coaBC gene encoding bifunctional phosphopantothenoylcysteine decarboxylase/phosphopantothenate--cysteine ligase CoaBC, protein MLANRKILLCVSGGIAVYKAVALVSKLSQAGASVKVIMTQSATNFVQPLTFQVMSRNDVYFDTFDEKDSSVIAHIDLADWADLIVVAPATANVIGKLANGIGDDMVTTTLLAATAPIWVAPAMNVHMYDHPAVKRNIQQLHEDGIRFIEPSEGFLACGYVGKGRLEEPEKITALISDFFARPKILAGKKVVVTAGPTRERIDPVRFLTNFSSGKMGYAMAQAAAEMGAETILISGPVSLPVPSGVRRISVESAEDMLNAVKAEYASADVVIKTAAVADYRPITVEAQKMKKKEGGAAIELERTVDILQTLGQEKSHQLLIGFAAETNDVAHYAKGKLVRKNADYIIANDVSEAQAGFESDTNRVTVYGKDDFEYSFEMMPKDELARRLLQMIVEREALHDR, encoded by the coding sequence TTGTTGGCGAATCGTAAAATTTTATTGTGTGTAAGCGGAGGAATTGCCGTCTACAAAGCGGTTGCGCTAGTCAGCAAACTGTCTCAGGCAGGTGCTTCCGTCAAAGTGATCATGACCCAATCGGCGACAAATTTTGTCCAGCCGTTAACATTTCAAGTGATGTCGAGAAACGATGTTTATTTTGATACGTTTGATGAAAAAGATTCATCCGTCATCGCCCATATCGATTTGGCGGACTGGGCGGATTTGATCGTCGTTGCACCGGCGACTGCCAATGTGATCGGCAAACTGGCCAATGGCATTGGAGACGATATGGTGACCACCACGTTGCTCGCTGCTACTGCGCCAATTTGGGTTGCTCCAGCGATGAACGTCCATATGTACGACCATCCGGCCGTAAAACGCAATATCCAACAGTTGCATGAAGACGGCATCCGGTTTATCGAACCGTCCGAAGGTTTTTTGGCGTGCGGTTATGTTGGCAAGGGCCGATTGGAAGAACCTGAAAAAATTACAGCTTTGATCTCCGACTTTTTTGCTCGACCGAAAATTTTAGCTGGCAAAAAAGTAGTTGTGACAGCAGGACCGACGCGTGAGCGCATTGATCCTGTGCGATTTTTGACGAATTTCTCAAGCGGTAAAATGGGCTATGCAATGGCTCAGGCTGCTGCAGAAATGGGTGCAGAAACCATTTTGATCAGCGGTCCGGTTTCGCTGCCAGTGCCGAGCGGCGTCAGACGGATTTCAGTGGAAAGCGCGGAAGACATGCTAAATGCCGTGAAAGCGGAATACGCTTCTGCAGATGTCGTCATTAAAACCGCGGCAGTGGCCGATTACCGGCCGATAACAGTTGAGGCACAGAAAATGAAGAAAAAAGAAGGCGGAGCGGCGATAGAACTTGAGCGGACAGTCGACATCCTGCAAACGTTGGGGCAGGAAAAATCTCATCAATTGCTGATCGGCTTTGCGGCTGAAACAAATGACGTGGCCCATTACGCTAAAGGCAAACTGGTTCGGAAAAACGCCGATTACATCATTGCCAATGATGTCAGCGAAGCACAGGCCGGCTTTGAATCGGACACCAACCGTGTCACCGTTTACGGCAAAGATGATTTTGAATACTCTTTTGAAATGATGCCAAAAGATGAATTGGCGCGTCGATTGCTCCAGATGATTGTAGAAAGGGAAGCTTTACATGATCGCTGA
- a CDS encoding GNAT family N-acetyltransferase: protein MQATRITSDENLRKAFAIREEVFVKEQGVPLEDEFDQFDTLDGRCEHILVFYKNQAVGTGRVRFMEETGKLERICILEPYRKFGLGKVIIKTLEEIAEERGASQVKLHGQTQAEGFYKKLGYRNSSNPFMEDGIPHVLMVKELPNSKK, encoded by the coding sequence ATGCAGGCGACCAGAATAACCAGTGATGAAAATTTAAGAAAAGCATTTGCCATTCGAGAAGAGGTATTTGTAAAAGAACAAGGTGTACCACTAGAAGATGAGTTTGATCAATTTGATACACTCGATGGACGTTGTGAACACATCCTCGTTTTTTACAAAAACCAGGCAGTCGGAACGGGAAGGGTAAGATTCATGGAGGAAACAGGGAAATTGGAAAGAATCTGCATTCTTGAGCCGTACCGAAAATTTGGTCTTGGGAAAGTAATCATCAAAACGCTAGAAGAAATTGCCGAAGAACGGGGAGCCTCCCAAGTGAAATTACATGGCCAGACGCAGGCCGAAGGTTTCTATAAAAAACTTGGTTATCGGAATTCCTCAAATCCCTTTATGGAAGACGGAATCCCACATGTTCTCATGGTAAAAGAACTACCTAACTCAAAAAAATAA
- a CDS encoding amino acid ABC transporter permease yields the protein MNDIEWGLLFDPALAIESLPYVLEGIWYTLLISMVSMAIGVIIGFFLALARTSPLKILQWPARLYISFMRGVPILVILFLLYFALPVIGIEFTALQAALIGFSINSAAYIAEVFRSSLASVDKGQWESSRALGMTYWQIMRRIILPQSIRIAVPPLSNVYLDLIKASSLAAMITVPEVFQKARIVGAREYDLLTLLILVALIYWAICSVMTIMQNYLEKRYADYL from the coding sequence ATGAACGACATAGAATGGGGATTGCTTTTTGATCCGGCTCTTGCTATTGAATCTCTTCCATATGTACTTGAAGGCATCTGGTATACATTATTGATTTCGATGGTCAGCATGGCCATCGGCGTCATTATCGGTTTTTTCTTAGCACTTGCACGCACTTCCCCTTTAAAAATACTCCAATGGCCGGCGAGACTTTACATTTCGTTTATGCGGGGCGTTCCGATTTTGGTCATTTTGTTTTTATTGTACTTCGCCTTGCCGGTCATCGGCATTGAATTTACAGCGCTTCAAGCAGCATTGATCGGGTTCAGCATCAACTCGGCTGCCTATATCGCGGAAGTGTTCCGCTCGTCATTGGCATCGGTCGATAAAGGGCAATGGGAATCTTCCCGTGCGCTTGGCATGACGTATTGGCAAATCATGCGCCGCATCATCTTGCCGCAATCGATCCGTATCGCGGTACCGCCGTTGTCGAACGTTTACTTGGATCTTATCAAAGCCTCTTCGTTAGCTGCGATGATTACGGTGCCGGAAGTGTTTCAGAAAGCGCGCATCGTCGGTGCTCGGGAATATGATTTATTGACGCTTTTGATTTTGGTGGCGCTCATTTACTGGGCTATTTGTTCGGTCATGACAATCATGCAAAATTATTTGGAAAAACGCTACGCCGATTATCTATAA
- the rpoZ gene encoding DNA-directed RNA polymerase subunit omega, which translates to MLYPSVDKLKSRIDSKYSLVALASKRARQLHEHGDEKLDHYVSSKSVGKALEEVAAGVLTKEDQDAAAIYEDEI; encoded by the coding sequence ATGTTATACCCATCCGTTGATAAATTAAAAAGCCGAATCGATTCAAAATATTCCTTGGTGGCGCTAGCTTCAAAACGCGCTCGCCAATTACACGAACACGGTGACGAAAAACTAGACCATTACGTTTCTTCTAAATCTGTCGGAAAAGCGCTTGAAGAAGTGGCCGCCGGTGTATTAACAAAAGAAGATCAAGATGCAGCTGCTATTTACGAAGACGAAATCTAA